In a single window of the Streptomyces sp. HUAS ZL42 genome:
- a CDS encoding metallophosphoesterase translates to MTQGAGQGPEVERTATLRDFRVPAYVHETGPYANSTHPGDVAPPLEETHPEGYTPTRRDLPVINRGDTLQVTVDPAAEPDPQPSTGSGPLYVVGDVHGYLDELVAALQEKGLIDEAGNWCSGTARLWFLGDFTDRGPDGIGVIDLVMRLSAEAAAAGGYCKALMGNHELLLLGAKRFGDTPVNSGAGTATFQAAWLLNGGQKTDMDRLQDHHLQWMARLDAVEEVDGHLLVHSDTTAYLDYGDSIEAVNDTIRETLTRNDADEVWDLFRKLTKRFSFRDEGGADAVRSLLDTYGGTRIVHGHSPIPYLLGDVGSEDGEEESGPVVEGPHVYADGLAIAMDGGVTMAGKLLVQQLPLDI, encoded by the coding sequence ATGACTCAGGGGGCCGGTCAGGGACCCGAGGTGGAGCGGACGGCGACGTTGCGCGACTTCCGGGTACCGGCGTATGTCCACGAGACCGGTCCGTATGCCAACAGCACGCACCCGGGTGACGTCGCCCCGCCGCTGGAGGAGACCCACCCGGAGGGGTACACGCCCACCCGGCGCGACCTGCCCGTCATCAACCGCGGTGACACACTTCAGGTGACCGTCGACCCGGCGGCCGAACCGGACCCGCAGCCCTCGACCGGCTCCGGTCCGCTGTACGTCGTCGGCGACGTGCACGGCTACCTCGACGAACTGGTCGCCGCGCTGCAGGAGAAGGGCCTGATCGACGAGGCGGGCAACTGGTGCTCCGGCACCGCGCGGCTGTGGTTCCTCGGCGACTTCACCGACCGCGGGCCGGACGGCATCGGCGTCATCGACCTGGTGATGCGGTTGTCCGCCGAGGCAGCCGCGGCCGGCGGCTACTGCAAGGCCCTCATGGGCAACCACGAACTGCTGCTGCTCGGCGCCAAGCGGTTCGGCGACACCCCCGTCAACTCCGGCGCAGGCACCGCCACCTTCCAGGCGGCCTGGCTGCTGAACGGCGGCCAGAAGACCGACATGGACCGCCTCCAGGACCACCACCTGCAGTGGATGGCCCGCCTCGACGCCGTCGAGGAGGTCGACGGCCATCTGCTCGTCCACTCCGACACCACCGCGTACCTCGACTACGGCGACTCGATCGAGGCGGTCAACGACACCATCCGCGAGACGCTGACACGCAACGACGCGGACGAAGTGTGGGACCTGTTCCGCAAGTTGACCAAGCGCTTCTCCTTCCGCGACGAGGGCGGCGCCGACGCCGTGCGCTCCCTGCTCGACACGTACGGCGGCACCCGCATCGTTCACGGCCACAGCCCCATCCCGTACCTGCTGGGCGACGTCGGGTCCGAGGACGGCGAAGAGGAGTCCGGCCCGGTGGTCGAGGGGCCGCACGTGTACGCCGACGGTCTCGCCATCGCGATGGACGGCGGAGTGACCATGGCCGGAAAGCTACTGGTCCAGCAACTTCCGCTGGACATCTGA
- a CDS encoding LacI family DNA-binding transcriptional regulator produces the protein MTAAGKHQVSRGEASRRGSRPGRAGIRDVAAAAGVSITTVSDALNGKGRLPDATRRHVREVADRLGYRPSAAARTLRTGKSGLIGLTVTTYGDEPFTFTEFAYFAEMARAATSAALARGYALVILPATSRHDVWSNVALDGTVVIDPSDQDPVVSELVRQGLPVVSDGRPAGSLPVTAWVDNDHEAAVLGILDHLADAGARRIGLLTGTTTDTYTRLSTTAYLRWCERVGQDPVYEAYPAHDPCAGAVAADRLLARPDRPDAVYGLFDPNGTDLLAAARRYGLRVPEDLLLVCCSESTVYANTEPPVTTLSLKPRRIGTAVVQLLIDAIEGVESDQPVEQVIPTELIVRTSSQRRLPRTTVSPPRSPEEK, from the coding sequence ATGACAGCAGCAGGGAAGCACCAGGTGAGCCGCGGGGAAGCCTCCAGGCGAGGAAGCCGGCCGGGCCGGGCGGGCATCAGAGACGTGGCCGCCGCCGCCGGAGTCTCCATCACGACCGTCTCCGATGCCCTCAACGGTAAGGGGCGGCTCCCGGACGCCACCCGACGCCATGTCCGCGAGGTCGCCGACCGGCTGGGCTACCGCCCCTCGGCCGCGGCCCGGACCCTCCGCACGGGCAAGTCGGGCCTCATCGGCCTGACCGTGACGACGTACGGGGATGAACCTTTCACCTTCACCGAATTCGCGTACTTCGCCGAGATGGCGCGCGCCGCCACCTCGGCCGCGCTCGCCCGCGGCTACGCGCTCGTCATCCTGCCCGCGACCTCGCGCCACGACGTGTGGTCGAACGTGGCCCTGGACGGCACGGTCGTCATCGACCCGTCCGACCAGGACCCGGTCGTCAGCGAACTGGTCAGGCAGGGTTTACCGGTGGTCTCCGACGGCCGCCCGGCCGGCTCGCTGCCGGTCACGGCCTGGGTCGACAACGACCACGAGGCCGCCGTCCTCGGCATCCTCGACCACCTGGCCGACGCCGGCGCACGCCGCATCGGCCTGCTGACGGGGACGACCACCGACACCTACACCCGTCTGTCGACCACGGCGTACCTGCGCTGGTGCGAGCGCGTCGGCCAGGACCCGGTGTACGAGGCCTACCCCGCCCACGACCCGTGCGCGGGCGCCGTCGCCGCCGACCGGCTGCTCGCCCGGCCCGACCGGCCCGACGCCGTGTACGGCCTGTTCGACCCCAACGGCACCGACCTGCTCGCCGCCGCCCGCCGCTACGGGCTACGCGTCCCGGAGGACCTGCTGCTGGTCTGCTGCAGCGAGTCCACCGTGTACGCCAACACCGAGCCGCCCGTCACGACCCTCTCGCTGAAACCGCGCCGGATCGGCACCGCGGTGGTCCAGCTCCTCATCGACGCCATCGAGGGCGTCGAATCGGATCAACCGGTCGAGCAGGTGATACCGACCGAACTGATCGTGCGTACCTCGTCCCAGCGACGTCTGCCCCGGACGACGGTCAGCCCGCCCCGGTCACCCGAGGAGAAGTGA